A stretch of Girardinichthys multiradiatus isolate DD_20200921_A chromosome 20, DD_fGirMul_XY1, whole genome shotgun sequence DNA encodes these proteins:
- the ctsa gene encoding lysosomal protective protein, giving the protein MQILWFFLAFLLGAGAAPVADEITFLPGLQKQPSFRQFSGYLNLADGKHLHYWFVESQNKPSSDPVVLWLNGGPGCSSLDGLLTEHGPFLIQDDGVTLQYNQYSWNKIANMLYLESPVGVGFSYSDNKKYATNDTEVSMNNYLALKEFFRLFPEFSSNELFLTGESYGGIYIPTLAERVMEDSTLNLQGVAVGNGLSSYELNDNSLVYFAYYHGLLGSQLWAELQKFCCSGGMCNFYDNQNPNCSESLSEVQMIVYSSGLNIYNLYAPCAGGVPHRFTVEHGQLVIRDLGNIFINHQWTQEWNQKLLSLAALHLSVRLDPPCTNSTPSSLYLNNPYVRKALHISPDALDWVICSSEVNLNYGRIYMDVRKQYLKLLSALKYRVLVYNGDVDMACNFMGDEWFVESLQQQVEVQRRPWIYEGEDGRQIGGFVKEFNNIAFLTVKGSGHMVPSDKPVAAFAMFSRFIKKQPF; this is encoded by the exons ATGCAGATCCTGTGGTTTTTCCTGGCATTCCTGCTGGGAGCCGGTGCTGCTCCAGTTGCAGATGAGATCACCTTCCTTCCTGGTCTCCAGAAACAGCCGAGCTTCAGGCAGTTCTCTGGATATCTGAACCTGGCTGATGGGAAACACCTTCACTACTG GTTTGTGGAGTCTCAGAACAAACCCTCCTCCGACCCAGTAGTTCTGTGGCTGAACGGCGGTCCTGGCTGCAGCTCATTGGATGGACTCCTCACTGAACATGGACCCTTCCTG ATCCAGGATGATGGCGTGACACTGCAGTACAACCAGTACTCCTGGAACAAG ATTGCCAACATGTTGTACCTGGAGTCTCCAGTGGGCGTTGGTTTCTCGTACTCAGACAATAAGAAATATGCCACCAACGACACAGAG GTGTCCATGAACAACTACCTGGCTCTGAAGGAGTTCTTCCGACTGTTCCCGGAGTTCAGCAGCAACGAGCTCTTCTTGACCGGAGAAAGTTATGGAGGGATCTACATCCCAACGCTTGCTGAGAGAGTGATGGAGGACTCCACCCTGAACCTGCAG GGTGTTGCCGTGGGAAACGGGCTGTCGAGCTACGAGCTGAACGATAACTCTCTGGTGTACTTCGCCTACTATCACGGCCTGCTGGGCAGCCAGCTGTGGGCGGAGCTTCAGAAGTTCTGCTGCAGTGGCGGGATGTGCAACTTCTATGACAACCAGAACCCCAACTGTAGCGAAAGC CTGTCGGAGGTCCAGATGATCGTCTACAGTTCAGGACTCAACATATACAACCTGTACGCTCCCTGTGCAGGTGGAGTTCCTCACAGATTCAC TGTGGAGCATGGGCAGTTGGTGATTAGAGATCTGGGAAATATTTTTATCAACCACCAGTGGACTCAGGAGTGGAACCAG AAGTTACTAAGTCTGGCAGCTCTGCACCTGTCCGTCCGTCTGGACCCGCCCTGCACCAACTCCACCCCCTCCTCCCTCTACCTGAACAACCCATACGTCCGAAAAGCTCTCCACATTAGCCCTGACGCTCTGGACTGGGTAATCTGCAG TTCTGAGGTGAACCTGAACTATGGCCGGATCTATATGGATGTCAGGAAGCAGTACCTGAAACTGCTTTCAGCTCTG AAGTATCGGGTCCTAGTGTACAATGGGGACGTGGACATGGCCTGTAACTTCATGGGTGATGAGTGGTTTGTGGAGTCTCTGCAGCAACAG GTGGAGGTCCAGAGGCGTCCGTGGATCTATGAAGGTGAAGATGGTCGTCAGATTGGAGGCTTTGTCAAAGAGTTTAACAACATTGCCTTCCTCACTGTAAAG GGCTCTGGTCACATGGTTCCATCAGATAAACCTGTTGCCGCCTTCGCCATGTTCTCGAGGTTCATCAAGAAGCAGCCGTTCTGA